Below is a window of Arabidopsis thaliana chromosome 2, partial sequence DNA.
atttattcttgttcttttaacctattgattgattatatcaaataaaacaacacAATAATTAGtgataaaacagaaaaagataaatgttCTTTTAACCTCCTTCCCCTTGTtgcaaacccaaaaaaatgaCCAAGAAGAACTCAAGTCAATAACGAGCCGCACCAAACTCCACCTCATCCACGTTGTTTTTAGAGACTTTTGACCCTCGAATTTCACCTACGACCAAATTAATAGAAAACCAGTTGTCTTTTCACTTTAACAAATCATATAGACCACAAcctccatatatataaatttgaagGACAAAGATTGTTAATTACCACATGGTCACGATGCTACCAATAGTTCACTATACATTAGTTAATGACTTGCATGCATTGCCATATAGATATATGCAAAACAAGGCAAAATGCTAAGAAAACAACAGCTTTAAGAACCACGGCAAAAGACGAGgctacacaaaacaaatctctcaCAGTTGTTGAGGAAAAACACCAATGATGAGATCTGATGTTTTGGCCTCTCAATGAACGTACCATCATTTTATCatttcactttttatttaatctttGCTAATTTCAATTGTCACTCATGGCAATGTATATCACATCTAAACACAAAATGAAGATAAATGATCGATGTCGGTAATAATACGTTCTAAGAATGACAACATCATactgtttttactttttttactttgaaatttATGAATTGTTGAGCAAGTCCATATATCTTTCAACGATCTGGTCAGGTGTATAGTCCGTATAATACCCTTTTCCCACAAGCAGACCTTCCTCTCTGCCAAGCCTCTCGATCAGTCCCTGTACTTCATCTCCCCCCACTTGGCTTGGATTCAACAAGTTACAGGCAACCTCTATGACTCCTTCCCCGTGCACCAGCGCCATTGTCTGCACTGAAGCCAAGCCCCCTCCTCTCTCGCTCGTCTTCCTCGCTATTCTCCTCACTGCCTTGAGATCGTTTGACATGACAGGCACGTTATAGTTACTTACCCACCCACACGCCCCAACCGCTACAACCCCTTTGGCTTTGCTCACCTCTTGTGGCCCTGCGTCTGGCTTCAGTGGCACCATCTCCAGGTCAAACCCACCTGCCCATTCATGTCCCTCCCTGTTTGCCTTGAAGTACCCCAGCTTTCTTCTGATCGAATCCAGGGTGCACTGCTCCTTTTCTGCTGCTCCATAGAGATATGTAGGAACTGCACCAAGGTGGGTCATATATCTCAGTCCAGTCCACATATCAATATAGAGATTGCTACAAAGACTTCCAAGTTCTATGGCCTAGACGAAGATGAGATTTTAAACACAGGGCATCACTTTGCCTATTACAACGTACACAACAACTACACCATACAAGCAATACTCTGTTCTTATCTTGATAAGAGCAGAGAGCAGATCATTGCTACAAAGACTTCCATATTCTATGGCCTAGAGATAATGAGATAGTAAAAACAGAACATCACTCTGCCTATCACAAAGTACAGCAGACAAACAATGCTCTGTTCTTATCTTGATAACAGCAGAGAGCAGAGCATTGCTACAAACTTCATGTTCTATGGCTAGTCATTTTTATAAGAGCAGAGCATTGCTCATAGACTTCCATGTTCAATGGCTTATCACAAAGTACACATCAACAGCAGCATAGCAACAATGTTCTGCTCTTAGCTTGATAAgtatcttttaaaattcagGAATTCACATGTTTATGACTGAGGTCTTCTATTAGGTACTGACCTCGAAGAATGGAGCCGATATCCATTGCAAGGGAATTGGCGACGGAAGAAACTTGTTCTATAGAGGTTTGAGATAAGGGGTGAAAGCATATGTGGTCAACCACTCCAAGGCGGGGATGAGATCCACAGTGCAACTCAAGATTGATAGTGTCGAGAGCAGTCTTAACCATAGCAAACACCGCATTCttcaaggaagaagacgacCCGTTAGCAAGCGAGGATACAACAGTGTAACCAACCCTGCCATAAGCCGCATCTTCAAACTTGTTGACAATTGCAGCTGGTGGAAAAGGCTTTAAAGCTCTCTCAATGGCTTCGAGGGCCGTCTTATTCCGCGCTTCAGATATGTAAACCTTGCAACAACCAAGCATTTCTCTCAACATCTCCTCCGACCAcctatacaaatatatatctacaGATGTGAGTTTGTTTGTTCATTATAAGGCTAAAAAAGAAGTTATCCACCAGATTTAGACTTGTGGTCAGCATTCACATGTCCAGAAAAAAGGACAAGCCAATAAAACATAGATTGTCTACACACACACTTCTcttaaaaatacaaactttgaGGAAACGAGAGAAACTTTGAAAGCCATACATACAATACAAGAGTGTTTTGATGGAGGGAGGTCTTAAAAGTCGAGATTGGAGGAAGGATTCGGGTATCCTTTATACTCAAATTGTTTCTTGGAAAAGCCGAGAGATGCACAAATGATGCTGAATTTGACTCTGAGATCATCCTTGATCCCGTCTTTAGCTTCGTCCTCGGGATCCAAAAGCGGGATTTTATCGAGCAAGACATGGAAATCATTGAGATGCTTATGGAGCTGAGGAGAGAAGCGTGTAGGATCAATACGGAGAGCTGAATTCCAAAGAGCAGAGCAACCTCTGTAGAATCCAATCAGCTCGCCTGTCTCGAACCCGAGTTTCAAACCCAGATGACGAGCGTCTTCACGACCGGACACAAGACCTTCTTCGTAACCCTCATCGAAGCCTTGTTGAACATGTGTCTCCTCTAAACGCACGATACAATCGAGGAAATCTTCGTTCAGACCAGAACTCATAGAAGAaactttgtttgattgtttttatgttgacaaagatcaagaacaagctAAAACGGTAATAGAGATCGATCTGATATACAGACAAGGACGAACGAGGAAAGAGATTAACAAAACTCACCAGTTCGATAGAATTTGCAGCAGCAGAATTAATGGAGGTGATGAAAgttgtaaaataattttaggGTATACTATTTGATAATGGACAATGAATACAAAACTTGGGCCTTCTTGGATCATAAACTTGGGCCCAATATAACTGTCCTGAGGGATCTAAAGAacgggagagagagaagagcatTGAATGGTGAAAGCTGTATAGCAAGTTGGGGGATCACGTTCATGTGCCTTTCTGCTTTTTCCTATTAAGTGGTGTTCTTACCAAACATGTTTTGAAGAGACTTGTAAGTAAAAGGATCACTTGCATTAgtcagaaacagagagataaatgaaaaacaaaaacattagcTAAGACTTAAGAGTCTAAAGTAGGCAATCAAGCGACATACAATGGCAAGTAgcttgttggaaaaaaaaaacgaatgaattaaaacaaaaaacgttgTTGGTTCATCAGACTCAGTGGTATGATTTGAGGACAGCACCGCAGATATGACAGACGATAGCTTTCCAAGCTTTGCGGTAAAAAGGGACCCCACAGAATCTTGTGGAGGTTCTCATGTCGGCAACAACTGCTCCTCCTCCGCATCTTGAGCACAACCCGGCCGCTGGCTTCCTCCCCCGGACTTTCTTTCTCTGGTCTACAAGGAAACAGAAGATGGCCATTTCttgaatgttgttgttgtgtttttatttgagGTCTTGTTGGAACAAAGAGGCCTAGTGGTGTGTCTTAAATAGCAGTTTGGGCGTTATCTAACCGTTCGGATCGGGGCCGCGTGTCACACACAGATACAGCTGACTTGCATTGACTTTTGAGTATTCAAATTCGACATTGAATTATAATCACCACTTGTGCAACATCTTCTTATCACTCTCAACTGTTTGACTATTTATTGCTACAGAAGCCCATTTCTTCATTAACTACACCCATTGACTTTCTCGTTCGTAGCCATTATTTTAACAACGAAATGATGCCTATTGTTAAGGTCACCCATACGTTAGTTGTCACGTATGCGTTGGAAGCGGCGTCTCTGAGTGGACTGTTTACTTGCATATTTAGGATTTCACAATTTGGAGCTTCTTTGAAAGatgattaataagaaaaagtaagtAAGAAGTTGACTTCaccttttaccaaaaaaaagtaagaagtTGAGTTCACTGGAATCTTAGTTAAATGAAATCgggaggaaaacaaaaatgaagtgAGTAGCGGAGTATAATCAATCCCCTTCAAGAGGATCTAACGTTCACTGTTTGTTTGTATGTTAAATGGGAAAAAATTGGAGATGGGTTAAAAGGTGTGTGTATGTGGTCATTGGTCAGAGAGCTGCCATCATTGCTCGTCTTGTGGCCTCCTGCTTCATCTCTGCTGCTTTCCCGCTCCCCCTGAAGTACATGTACACTTGCTGTtcccacacacacacacaacaacaacaacaacttgttAACcacttcttcctttttaactTATCTACATGAATAAATGATTCAGCAAAGGAGGGAACCTGAATAACCCAGATGCTGACGAGTGACTCCAGACAGAAGAACCCAAACCCAATGAAGTAAAATATCTGCCACCACCTCACCAAAAGTTAGCCTTACTCAAAGTCCACAACTGTTTAAGTTATTCGCTACCTAAGCTTTCAACTTACCCCGACCAAGATATTCCCACTCAATACGTCGATCGCCGGCAATATTCCTCTGCATAACACAACAACATATGATGATTCCACCTCTTTCCTTTTGTGTGATTTAGAAACTAATTTGTTACTTACGTCAGCGATTTTCCCTTGAAGATAATTGGAGGAGCCACCGCCGCAAACACACAAAACGCTATGTGAAACTGCAATCATATTTTAAGCTTTTACTCACTTCCACCTTTTGATGTGTCAAAGCCATTAAAAAAAGTTCACTGAAACCAAATGGAAAACTCACCAGATACGTGAAGAAAAACCACCCAAACTTCAGAGCACTATCAGTCCTGCACACAACCAAATCAACACACATCTCAATGAAAGTTTTGACTCTTAACTACGATGCTATCTGGaatactctttttgttttccctctAAATAAAGGAACACACGACGCAGTAGCagataagatattttaaagGAAAAATCTTAAGTGGCATGAATACCTCATGGCACGATAAAGAGGGCGATACCACATAACATACGCTCCAGGAACCCCTGATATGAAATAGATAATAGCTAGAAACCATATTGTTGGACCTACAGCCAAAATACATAAGTCAGCAGATTAGCATCATACAGGTTCAGTCTACTTGGTAAATTTTAACTGTTCCAAGACTTACCTTCTCCCTTAATCCACGCAGTAGTAACTGCGACAATGTTCCATAACAGGCACACCACAAGACCTACCAAACAGAGATTAAGATTGTTTACTAATATATCAAGAAATCCACCTCTGTTGCAACTGCAGATGCGTTGAtcatttgaaagagaaaacacaTACCCAGCATTGATGTGAAAGCAACATATTGGATTCTCTGCAGATGGATGGGTATCTCATTTGAAATGTCATGATGGATGAGAGGAAAAAACGGTGGCcagtttttctcttctatcACAATTCCGGCTACCAAAATAAAGATGACAGCATGAGCATTTCACATGGAACGAAATGTCAGGTTTCTACAAAAGATAATATTGACAAAGATACCCTGTGCTATAGCATCTTCTTTCCGCTTGATTTCCTGGAAAATAACACAACAGATTTCAGAAAACCGAAAGACATATGTTTGAAAGGCTGTAGCTACAAACCACTGTGGCTAAACTTTCCAGAATAGATAATAAGAGAGTGAGGCGACAGACTAAATACCCATATAATACTTACAAATGATATGCAATCAGATGAAAATTAACTATTGTTGGTTCGgataaaatgaaaaacctACTGCTAACCATTTGAGAAATGACATCAGGGTATGTGACATTAGTTGGTTTCAAATCCAATCACAGCTTACCTGCTCCCGCCTCTTCAATTCAGCCTCCTTTTCCCGGAGTTCCTTCTCCTTAGCTTTCAGATCCTAGAAGTTGGCAATCATAAAGTTGTCTCAGGGATTATTCTGAGAAGATACTTGGTACGTAGGCTTCTGTGGATGTGGAAAGTACCTTTCCAGAGTCAAGAGGAATATCCATTGTGGCACCACGGTCGTACGGCTCAGGGGGAAGAGGAGAAAGCTTTGACGTTGCAGCTGGGACACTTGTAGGATTCTGAAGGTTCAAACACAAGTAAGTAAACCATTACACCATATCCAAGATCAGTAAAAAGTATCAATGGCCACATGTAAGCACTAAACTGGAAATGGAAAAAGATGTAAGTGAGATTAATAAACAATTGAGGCTATGACCAATTGAAATTAGGGTATAGATCCCTGGGTAATTGGAAAGCATTACATAGAATGAGCGAAAACATAAAGCAATTACATACTGAAACTTGTTATCACCCTTCCCAGAGACACTCACTTCACAAAGCCCAACAATCATACGAACACAAGAAAGCGTAAAAGTATGCGTAAATCAATCAATCGATCAACTACGTTTCTTCCTTGTGCATTGAAACCGAAAAGTCATTCCCAAGAATTGCGAGTAACACTACGTACACGTTACAACAGGAATGTGAGAAATCAGATCAGAAACAATGCGATTCAACAAAATCGAATAAAAAGTAGATCcccagatgatgatgatgatgatgagattgaaTCAAGCTTACCGCAAAAGGATTAATTTCTCCGTCATCAAAGGAATGAGACTGGTAGCGAGACATTGCACCGTTACTCAGCAAATCCAATCTCTCTACACGGATCACAccgagcgagagagagagagagagagagagagcgattGGAGATGAAGCAATTGGGTGCGCGTTTTAGAGTAATAAGGAAGTGTTTGGCGCGTCTGGGTTATACCCGGTTTTCTAATCCGGAGATAACCAACAAACCAACATTTTAACATTAGTAAAATgaaaatctacaaaaattaataataatgatgggaccataatattttattaatttatagtgatgataaattttctataaaaaaagcACCATTACTTTATAAAgatgtttgttttaattttttaaaattttagaaaaatatgagttgaaataattcaatttggatgttataatttttgtaatatcagaattgtaaatttaatatttcaaaaaaatcatttggcAGTAAATCACAATAATTGTATCATTTATACAAATGATATACATAAATTTAAGTTTATGATTAATAACTTCAACTATAGTAGACTATTGGAATGAACATGATGCATaccaaaaagttgaaaatttgcaaaaaaataatggCTAATTGTATTACGAAGTTATAAACGATATACTATCATAGGATAGTTtaaaaacacaacataattcaattaaatttaGAGACAAAACAATTGGTTGATTCAATAAAAGTTTGAGAAATACTCTAACGAAAATTcaatacttaaaaaaaattaaaaccatagattatatattaacTTAAATATAGATCTAATTAtgtgattattaatttatgatgtTATTGATACCATACTTTTATCTagaattttgttaattttacaCTAATCCGACTCGAGACCggtataatttattattttctgcatagttttaatttatagtggTTTTACCGTAGTTGCTTTATCTAATTCACAATCATCATCACACTGAAacgagaaacaaaacattattggTTGACAAAACTAAAGAGATGAATCATATTATGAAGAATATGATAAAATActatttagaaagaaaaaagattcaaaatttgaagtaGCAGTACTATGGATTTTTGGAAAAACTCAGAGATTGCTAATCCTAATCCGGTGGAAATACATTGGGGGTGTTGTGGATAGACTAAAAGGCCAAAGCAGAGTAAGCTGTGTGCCTGTGTCACACTCACACActctacatatataataatacaagCAAGGCTCGTTAAAGAACAATGGTTTCGACTTTCTAAAGAATACTAATAATACCACTTGTTTTGTATAAGAGACAATCTCCTTAAACTATCTTCTTCCCGTATACTGATTATCCCCATTTGAGTCATTTCTCCGATGTTCTCTCTGGATCATGTCTGAGAGGTCTTGAACCACTTCTGACATTAGTGGCCTGTACTCTGGTTCCGACTGTCCCAACACATAGATGTTAATACACACTGTAGTTCACATTGGtgtaagaaaatttgtattcttttctAGTGATGCTTACCTGAACACAACGTGATATCACATCAGCAAAGTGT
It encodes the following:
- a CDS encoding folic acid binding / transferase, which encodes MLREMLGCCKVYISEARNKTALEAIERALKPFPPAAIVNKFEDAAYGRVGYTVVSSLANGSSSSLKNAVFAMVKTALDTINLELHCGSHPRLGVVDHICFHPLSQTSIEQVSSVANSLAMDIGSILRVPTYLYGAAEKEQCTLDSIRRKLGYFKANREGHEWAGGFDLEMVPLKPDAGPQEVSKAKGVVAVGACGWVSNYNVPVMSNDLKAVRRIARKTSERGGGLASVQTMALVHGEGVIEVACNLLNPSQVGGDEVQGLIERLGREEGLLVGKGYYTDYTPDQIVERYMDLLNNS
- a CDS encoding folic acid binding / transferase — translated: MISMSCSIKSRFWIPRTKLKTGSRMISESNSASFVHLSAFPRNNLSIKDTRILPPISTFKTSLHQNTLVLWSEEMLREMLGCCKVYISEARNKTALEAIERALKPFPPAAIVNKFEDAAYGRVGYTVVSSLANGSSSSLKNAVFAMVKTALDTINLELHCGSHPRLGVVDHICFHPLSQTSIEQVSSVANSLAMDIGSILRVPTYLYGAAEKEQCTLDSIRRKLGYFKANREGHEWAGGFDLEMVPLKPDAGPQEVSKAKGVVAVGACGWVSNYNVPVMSNDLKAVRRIARKTSERGGGLASVQTMALVHGEGVIEVACNLLNPSQVGGDEVQGLIERLGREEGLLVGKGYYTDYTPDQIVERYMDLLNNS
- a CDS encoding folic acid binding / transferase, whose product is MWSEEMLREMLGCCKVYISEARNKTALEAIERALKPFPPAAIVNKFEDAAYGRVGYTVVSSLANGSSSSLKNAVFAMVKTALDTINLELHCGSHPRLGVVDHICFHPLSQTSIEQVSSVANSLAMDIGSILRVPTYLYGAAEKEQCTLDSIRRKLGYFKANREGHEWAGGFDLEMVPLKPDAGPQEVSKAKGVVAVGACGWVSNYNVPVMSNDLKAVRRIARKTSERGGGLASVQTMALVHGEGVIEVACNLLNPSQVGGDEVQGLIERLGREEGLLVGKGYYTDYTPDQIVERYMDLLNNS
- a CDS encoding folic acid binding / transferase (transferases;folic acid binding; FUNCTIONS IN: folic acid binding, transferase activity; INVOLVED IN: metabolic process; LOCATED IN: endomembrane system; EXPRESSED IN: 24 plant structures; EXPRESSED DURING: 15 growth stages; CONTAINS InterPro DOMAIN/s: Formiminotransferase, N-terminal subdomain (InterPro:IPR012886), Formiminotransferas, N- and C-terminal subdomains (InterPro:IPR022384).); translated protein: MIQEGPSFVFIVHYQIVYPKIILQLSSPPLILLLQILSNWWSEEMLREMLGCCKVYISEARNKTALEAIERALKPFPPAAIVNKFEDAAYGRVGYTVVSSLANGSSSSLKNAVFAMVKTALDTINLELHCGSHPRLGVVDHICFHPLSQTSIEQVSSVANSLAMDIGSILRVPTYLYGAAEKEQCTLDSIRRKLGYFKANREGHEWAGGFDLEMVPLKPDAGPQEVSKAKGVVAVGACGWVSNYNVPVMSNDLKAVRRIARKTSERGGGLASVQTMALVHGEGVIEVACNLLNPSQVGGDEVQGLIERLGREEGLLVGKGYYTDYTPDQIVERYMDLLNNS
- a CDS encoding folic acid binding / transferase (transferases;folic acid binding; FUNCTIONS IN: folic acid binding, transferase activity; INVOLVED IN: metabolic process; EXPRESSED IN: 24 plant structures; EXPRESSED DURING: 15 growth stages; CONTAINS InterPro DOMAIN/s: Formiminotransferase, N-terminal subdomain (InterPro:IPR012886), Essential protein Yae1, N-terminal (InterPro:IPR019191), Formiminotransferas, N- and C-terminal subdomains (InterPro:IPR022384); Has 35333 Blast hits to 34131 proteins in 2444 species: Archae - 798; Bacteria - 22429; Metazoa - 974; Fungi - 991; Plants - 531; Viruses - 0; Other Eukaryotes - 9610 (source: NCBI BLink).), translating into MSSGLNEDFLDCIVRLEETHVQQGFDEGYEEGLVSGREDARHLGLKLGFETGELIGFYRGCSALWNSALRIDPTRFSPQLHKHLNDFHVLLDKIPLLDPEDEAKDGIKDDLRVKFSIICASLGFSKKQFEWSEEMLREMLGCCKVYISEARNKTALEAIERALKPFPPAAIVNKFEDAAYGRVGYTVVSSLANGSSSSLKNAVFAMVKTALDTINLELHCGSHPRLGVVDHICFHPLSQTSIEQVSSVANSLAMDIGSILRVPTYLYGAAEKEQCTLDSIRRKLGYFKANREGHEWAGGFDLEMVPLKPDAGPQEVSKAKGVVAVGACGWVSNYNVPVMSNDLKAVRRIARKTSERGGGLASVQTMALVHGEGVIEVACNLLNPSQVGGDEVQGLIERLGREEGLLVGKGYYTDYTPDQIVERYMDLLNNS
- a CDS encoding uncharacterized protein (unknown protein; BEST Arabidopsis thaliana protein match is: unknown protein (TAIR:AT3G15534.1); Has 66 Blast hits to 66 proteins in 12 species: Archae - 0; Bacteria - 0; Metazoa - 0; Fungi - 0; Plants - 66; Viruses - 0; Other Eukaryotes - 0 (source: NCBI BLink).) — protein: MAIFCFLVDQRKKVRGRKPAAGLCSRCGGGAVVADMRTSTRFCGVPFYRKAWKAIVCHICGAVLKSYH
- the SCAMP3 gene encoding Secretory carrier membrane protein (SCAMP) family protein, which gives rise to MDIPLDSGKDLKAKEKELREKEAELKRREQEIKRKEDAIAQAGIVIEEKNWPPFFPLIHHDISNEIPIHLQRIQYVAFTSMLGLVVCLLWNIVAVTTAWIKGEGPTIWFLAIIYFISGVPGAYVMWYRPLYRAMRTDSALKFGWFFFTYLFHIAFCVFAAVAPPIIFKGKSLTGILPAIDVLSGNILVGIFYFIGFGFFCLESLVSIWVIQQVYMYFRGSGKAAEMKQEATRRAMMAAL
- the SCAMP3 gene encoding Secretory carrier membrane protein (SCAMP) family protein (Secretory carrier membrane protein (SCAMP) family protein; FUNCTIONS IN: transmembrane transporter activity; INVOLVED IN: protein transport; LOCATED IN: plasma membrane; EXPRESSED IN: 24 plant structures; EXPRESSED DURING: 15 growth stages; CONTAINS InterPro DOMAIN/s: SCAMP (InterPro:IPR007273); BEST Arabidopsis thaliana protein match is: Secretory carrier membrane protein (SCAMP) family protein (TAIR:AT1G03550.1); Has 686 Blast hits to 684 proteins in 104 species: Archae - 0; Bacteria - 0; Metazoa - 376; Fungi - 14; Plants - 230; Viruses - 0; Other Eukaryotes - 66 (source: NCBI BLink).), which produces MSRYQSHSFDDGEINPFANPTSVPAATSKLSPLPPEPYDRGATMDIPLDSGKDLKAKEKELREKEAELKRREQEIKRKEDAIAQAGIVIEEKNWPPFFPLIHHDISNEIPIHLQRIQYVAFTSMLGLVVCLLWNIVAVTTAWIKGEGPTIWFLAIIYFISGVPGAYVMWYRPLYRAMRTDSALKFGWFFFTYLFHIAFCVFAAVAPPIIFKGKSLTGILPAIDVLSGNILVGIFYFIGFGFFCLESLVSIWVIQQVYMYFRGSGKAAEMKQEATRRAMMAAL